In Salmonella enterica subsp. enterica serovar Typhimurium str. LT2, a single window of DNA contains:
- a CDS encoding putative cytoplasmic protein (similar to E. coli orf, hypothetical protein (AAC73478.1); Blastp hit to AAC73478.1 (222 aa), 32% identity in aa 21 - 222) has translation MKKMMNDAFAKDNNENSLHSFLFSQQAKPHAAIDALFSALLPFGQPFTLGIGDEFYLQANDEHYIVLLESGVVSFCHDDKRLHISSSFAPSVVGMVDSYGATYNVPARPEHFLLAETVCTGRFVRLPDFIKIADECDLWHDVARCLAYRLMVMSARDRELVGVDSYLKVRALLTEIWAYPQAYRESIIVLNFIQRRTGISRSRTMKILSELKKGGYIHIDNGRLTALGKLPVAY, from the coding sequence ATGAAAAAAATGATGAACGACGCTTTTGCTAAAGATAATAATGAGAATTCATTACACTCTTTTCTTTTTTCTCAGCAGGCTAAACCTCACGCGGCAATTGATGCCTTATTTTCGGCCTTGTTGCCATTTGGTCAACCGTTTACGCTGGGTATCGGCGATGAGTTTTATTTACAGGCAAACGATGAACACTACATTGTATTACTGGAGTCAGGCGTTGTTTCTTTCTGTCATGATGACAAACGACTCCATATATCTTCATCGTTTGCGCCATCGGTCGTGGGTATGGTTGACAGCTATGGCGCTACCTATAACGTCCCCGCGCGACCGGAACACTTTTTGCTCGCAGAAACGGTTTGTACCGGTAGATTTGTTCGCCTGCCGGATTTTATAAAAATCGCCGATGAATGCGATTTGTGGCACGACGTGGCCCGTTGTCTGGCTTACCGTCTGATGGTGATGAGCGCGCGCGATCGTGAATTAGTCGGCGTCGATTCTTATCTGAAAGTTCGGGCGCTGCTGACTGAAATCTGGGCTTATCCACAGGCCTACCGGGAAAGCATTATCGTGTTGAATTTTATTCAACGGCGTACCGGGATATCGCGCAGTCGGACCATGAAGATTCTGTCTGAACTAAAAAAAGGCGGGTATATCCATATTGATAATGGGCGGCTGACGGCGCTCGGAAAACTGCCAGTGGCGTATTAA
- the bcfA gene encoding fimbrial subunit (fimbrial subunit (gi|4959511)) encodes MKKPVLALMVSAIAFGGMLSTAQADTTTVTGGTVNFVGQVVDAACSVSADSVDQTVTLGQVRASKLTEAGMVANQKEDFTIKLEDCDTQTSQNAAVIFNGQQDANQPGSLANTAGAGSATNVALQLYGPDGQALNIGESSSTVTLNDGENVIPLSVDYIATGTATAGNVTATATFSMVYS; translated from the coding sequence ATGAAAAAGCCTGTACTAGCATTAATGGTCTCTGCCATTGCCTTTGGCGGAATGTTGTCCACCGCGCAAGCGGATACTACAACCGTCACTGGCGGTACGGTAAATTTTGTCGGACAGGTCGTTGACGCCGCCTGTTCTGTTTCCGCTGACTCTGTCGATCAGACCGTGACATTAGGCCAGGTTCGCGCCAGTAAATTAACCGAGGCCGGTATGGTGGCGAATCAAAAAGAAGATTTCACCATCAAACTGGAAGACTGCGATACTCAGACCAGCCAGAATGCGGCGGTGATTTTTAATGGCCAACAGGACGCAAACCAGCCGGGGTCGCTGGCGAATACCGCTGGGGCAGGTTCGGCGACGAATGTGGCATTACAACTTTATGGACCAGATGGCCAGGCGCTGAATATCGGTGAATCGTCCAGTACTGTTACCTTGAATGATGGCGAAAACGTTATTCCGCTTAGCGTGGATTATATCGCTACCGGTACGGCGACTGCCGGTAATGTTACCGCGACGGCGACATTTAGCATGGTTTATTCCTGA
- the bcfG gene encoding fimbrial chaparone (fimbrial chaperone (gi|4959517)), with amino-acid sequence MPPQPSFLPMNKFFLRCAIYWCLLPISWAQAGVVIGGTRFIYHAGAPALSVPVSNRSEASWLIDTHILPGGRWPGTKNEGNIMPFVVTPPLFMLSARQENSMRVVYTGAPLPADRESLFTLSIAAIPSGKPEANRVQMAFRSALKLLYRPDGLAGNPQQAYRHLIWSLTPDGATVRNPTPYYVTLFLLRANERAQDNAGVVAPFATRQTDWCRHTVRCTVRWQSINDYGRVMPAQTVDLTRIH; translated from the coding sequence ATGCCTCCGCAACCTTCATTCTTGCCTATGAATAAGTTCTTTTTACGCTGCGCGATATATTGGTGCTTGCTTCCCATATCATGGGCGCAGGCTGGCGTGGTAATTGGCGGTACTCGCTTTATCTATCATGCGGGCGCCCCGGCATTAAGCGTACCGGTAAGTAACCGTTCAGAAGCGTCCTGGTTAATTGATACGCATATTTTACCTGGTGGCCGCTGGCCAGGAACCAAAAACGAAGGGAATATCATGCCCTTCGTGGTCACGCCGCCATTATTTATGCTTTCAGCGCGCCAGGAAAACTCAATGCGGGTGGTTTATACCGGCGCACCGCTACCCGCCGACAGGGAAAGTCTGTTTACCTTGAGTATCGCCGCTATTCCCTCCGGTAAACCGGAAGCGAACCGTGTACAAATGGCGTTTCGTTCGGCTTTAAAATTGCTCTATCGCCCTGATGGACTCGCCGGCAATCCGCAGCAGGCCTACCGGCATCTGATCTGGTCGCTTACCCCCGATGGCGCGACGGTACGCAATCCTACACCCTATTACGTTACGCTCTTTTTATTACGTGCTAACGAGCGCGCCCAGGACAACGCCGGGGTCGTGGCTCCCTTTGCAACGCGTCAAACGGACTGGTGCCGGCACACGGTTCGCTGCACTGTGCGCTGGCAAAGTATTAATGACTATGGGCGGGTAATGCCAGCGCAAACCGTGGATCTGACGCGTATTCATTAA
- the bcfC gene encoding fimbrial usher (bovine colonization factor BcfC (gi|4530570)): MRNQLFMTRYYSSVTKPVLTPLALAIALAPAPGWAENYFNPAFLSDDPSAVADLSTFSRNAQAAGMYRVDVYLNNTFLATRDIAFQAVKTTGKSAPTDDSGLRACLTPEMLKNMGVNTGAFPLLAKAAAGSCPDLASAIPAARTRFDFAQQRLDISIPQAAMVASARGYIPPKYWDEGINALLLNYTFTGANSQDRSPGGSAENSYFLGLNSGLNLGAWRLRDYSTWNANSGDQNSDSDWQHISTYLERDVVFLQGELTAGDSYTPSALFDSLPFRGLQLASDDNMLPDSMKGFAPTIHGIARSNAQVTIRQNGYIINQRYVPPGAFTINDLYPTAASGDLTVEVKESDGSINRYNVPYSAVPILQREGRLKYAATVAEYRSDSSQKEKVKFSQATLIWGLPHGFTLYGGTQLSSHYHALAIGSGANLGDWGAVSLDVTQATSTLADNNTYQGQSLRFLYAKSLAQSGTNLQLMGYRYSTSGFYTLDDTTWKRMSGYDDDSRTDSDKSRPEWADYYNLYYTRRGKVQLDINQQLGGLGSLFITGSQQSYWHTDEKDSLLQVGYSDTLAGIAWSVSYNNNKSAGDAERDQIFALNISVPLSQWLQHGDEVTRHHNVYATFSTSTDKQHNVTQNAGLSGTLLDENNLSYNIQQGYQNHGIGESGAASLEYDGAKGNANIGYNVSDNGDYQQVNYGLSGGLVAHAHGVTLSQPLGNTNILIAAPGAANVGVVDQPGIHTDARGYAVVPYATTYRQNRMALDVNAMADDVDIDDAVTRVVPTEGALVLARFKARVGARALVTLNHNGKPVPFGATVTVNDRHAEAIVDEAGEVYLSGLSAQGVLHVRWGNLPDQQCVASYHLSSSRQILSRQHAECH, encoded by the coding sequence ATGCGTAATCAGCTTTTCATGACGCGATATTACTCCAGCGTAACTAAACCCGTATTAACCCCGCTGGCGTTGGCTATCGCACTGGCGCCTGCGCCGGGGTGGGCGGAAAACTATTTCAACCCGGCATTTCTGTCTGACGACCCGTCTGCGGTGGCCGACCTATCGACCTTTTCCCGTAATGCCCAGGCGGCGGGGATGTATCGCGTTGACGTTTACCTGAACAATACGTTTCTCGCAACCAGAGACATTGCCTTCCAGGCGGTGAAAACGACGGGAAAAAGCGCGCCCACCGATGACAGCGGATTACGCGCCTGCCTGACGCCTGAAATGCTTAAAAATATGGGGGTAAACACCGGGGCGTTTCCACTGTTGGCGAAGGCGGCGGCGGGAAGTTGCCCGGATCTCGCCAGTGCGATACCGGCCGCCCGGACCCGCTTTGATTTTGCGCAGCAACGTCTCGACATTAGCATCCCGCAGGCGGCGATGGTTGCCAGCGCCAGAGGCTATATCCCACCGAAATACTGGGATGAAGGTATTAATGCGTTGCTATTGAATTACACCTTTACCGGCGCGAATAGTCAGGATCGGAGCCCAGGCGGCAGTGCGGAGAACAGCTATTTTCTTGGATTGAATAGCGGCCTTAATCTGGGGGCCTGGCGGTTACGCGACTACTCCACATGGAACGCGAATAGCGGCGATCAGAATAGCGACAGCGACTGGCAGCACATCAGTACTTATCTGGAACGTGATGTGGTCTTTTTGCAGGGAGAACTGACGGCAGGCGATAGTTATACCCCCTCCGCATTATTCGACAGCCTTCCTTTTCGCGGGCTACAACTGGCGTCTGACGACAATATGTTGCCAGACAGCATGAAGGGCTTCGCACCGACCATTCACGGCATTGCCAGAAGCAACGCGCAAGTGACCATTCGGCAAAACGGCTACATCATTAATCAGCGCTATGTGCCGCCCGGGGCATTTACTATTAATGATCTCTATCCTACCGCCGCCAGCGGCGATTTGACTGTGGAAGTCAAAGAGTCCGACGGTTCTATTAATCGTTATAACGTGCCCTATTCCGCCGTGCCGATTCTACAACGAGAAGGGCGGCTGAAGTATGCGGCGACGGTGGCGGAGTATCGCAGCGATAGTAGTCAAAAAGAGAAGGTGAAATTCAGTCAGGCGACCTTGATATGGGGGTTACCGCATGGTTTTACGCTGTATGGCGGAACACAACTTTCCAGTCATTATCACGCGCTGGCGATCGGCAGCGGCGCAAATCTGGGCGACTGGGGCGCGGTGTCGCTGGATGTCACCCAGGCTACCAGTACGCTGGCGGATAATAACACCTACCAGGGGCAATCGCTGCGTTTCCTGTATGCCAAATCGCTTGCACAGTCAGGAACCAATTTACAGCTTATGGGCTATCGCTATTCAACCTCGGGCTTTTACACGTTGGATGATACCACGTGGAAACGGATGAGCGGCTATGACGATGACAGTCGGACTGACAGCGATAAAAGCAGGCCGGAATGGGCGGATTATTACAACCTTTATTACACCAGGAGGGGGAAAGTACAACTCGATATCAATCAACAGCTAGGCGGGTTGGGATCGCTTTTTATTACCGGCAGCCAGCAAAGTTACTGGCACACTGATGAAAAGGATTCTTTGTTGCAGGTGGGATACAGCGATACGCTGGCGGGTATTGCATGGAGCGTTTCTTACAACAATAACAAATCCGCAGGCGATGCGGAGCGCGATCAAATTTTCGCGCTGAATATCTCGGTGCCGCTAAGTCAATGGCTGCAACACGGTGATGAGGTCACGCGCCATCACAATGTTTACGCTACCTTTAGCACCAGTACGGACAAACAGCATAACGTTACGCAGAATGCGGGCCTTAGCGGCACACTGCTGGACGAAAACAATCTTAGTTACAACATACAGCAAGGTTATCAGAATCACGGTATTGGCGAAAGCGGCGCCGCTAGCCTGGAATACGATGGCGCGAAAGGCAACGCCAATATTGGCTATAACGTTAGCGATAACGGCGATTACCAGCAGGTGAATTATGGCCTGAGTGGCGGCCTGGTGGCGCACGCGCATGGAGTGACGCTAAGCCAGCCGTTAGGCAATACCAATATTTTGATTGCCGCGCCGGGCGCAGCCAATGTCGGCGTTGTCGACCAGCCGGGTATTCATACGGACGCGCGTGGCTATGCGGTGGTGCCGTATGCGACAACATATCGCCAAAACCGTATGGCGCTGGACGTTAACGCCATGGCGGATGATGTCGATATTGATGACGCGGTGACTCGCGTTGTGCCGACCGAAGGCGCGCTGGTTCTGGCCCGCTTTAAAGCGCGGGTCGGCGCGCGTGCCCTGGTAACGCTGAATCATAACGGTAAGCCTGTACCCTTTGGCGCAACGGTGACGGTGAATGATCGCCATGCGGAGGCGATTGTTGACGAGGCCGGGGAGGTCTATCTTTCCGGGTTGTCAGCGCAAGGCGTTCTGCACGTTCGCTGGGGGAACCTACCGGATCAACAGTGCGTCGCGTCCTATCATCTCTCTTCCTCCCGTCAGATTCTGAGTCGACAACATGCGGAGTGTCATTAA
- the bcfB gene encoding fimbrial chaparone (fimbrial chaperone (gi|4959512)) encodes MKKNVPIFLRLLLLLSAAGLSFAAQAGGIALGATRVIYPQGSKQTSLPIINSSASNVFLIQSWVANADGSRSTDFIITPPLFVIQPKKENILRIMYVGPSLPTDRESVFYLNSKAIPSVDKNKLTGNSLQIATQSVIKLFIRPKNLAEAPAHAPSTLRCRNERGQLTITNPSPYYVSMVELYSAGKKLPNTMVPPKGAITLPATPGQVSLRTVNDFGATTPARVCPAS; translated from the coding sequence ATGAAAAAAAACGTACCGATTTTCCTTCGATTATTGCTACTGCTGTCGGCGGCCGGCCTGTCGTTTGCCGCGCAGGCGGGAGGCATTGCGCTGGGCGCGACCAGGGTGATTTATCCGCAGGGAAGTAAGCAAACCTCCTTGCCGATTATTAATTCTTCTGCCAGCAATGTTTTTTTAATTCAGTCATGGGTCGCCAATGCCGATGGTTCACGCTCGACGGATTTTATCATTACGCCGCCTCTCTTTGTGATCCAGCCTAAAAAAGAAAATATATTACGTATTATGTATGTCGGGCCGTCATTACCGACCGATCGCGAAAGCGTATTTTATTTAAACAGTAAAGCGATACCCTCTGTCGATAAAAATAAATTGACCGGCAACTCCCTGCAAATTGCGACGCAAAGCGTGATTAAGCTATTTATCCGCCCGAAAAATCTGGCGGAGGCGCCAGCTCATGCCCCGTCGACGCTTCGCTGCCGTAACGAGCGCGGCCAGCTAACGATTACTAACCCTTCGCCGTACTACGTTTCGATGGTTGAACTGTATAGCGCGGGGAAAAAACTGCCGAATACTATGGTACCGCCGAAAGGCGCGATCACTCTCCCGGCGACGCCCGGCCAGGTATCTTTGCGCACGGTAAACGATTTTGGCGCAACGACGCCAGCACGCGTTTGTCCAGCTTCATGA
- the bcfD gene encoding fimbrial subunit (fimbrial subunit (gi|4959514)): MKIPLLFALLAGSVVSQYAFADVCKNVNGVPSSINYDLTTTLTAEQNQVGKTVQLEKSQEVNVQAVCPAGASTYSQTYRSYVSPYPVVETSGNWKYLKLDPDYLEGGMRIEDSSAGDIYPPMNNVLMGYDENVKAGQPFYVRDSNLEFQLKIVKPFVGTVNISPKTMFNVYVMTAAGDPLTDVVYSILYSGTVTVPQSCEINAGQTILVNFGALYSGNFNHAGQKPEGVRAKKFSVPVKCSGLDSQVNLTMRLIATPDSHVPQAIASDNADVGVVVETDEGNALIPNDVQSVAPFITDSAGRANITLQAYPVSTTGETPAEGAFTALASLRVDFD; encoded by the coding sequence ATGAAAATACCTCTTTTATTTGCTCTGCTGGCGGGAAGTGTCGTATCGCAGTACGCCTTCGCAGACGTGTGTAAAAACGTTAACGGCGTGCCTTCCAGTATTAATTACGATTTAACGACCACTCTGACGGCAGAACAAAACCAGGTGGGAAAGACGGTTCAACTGGAAAAAAGCCAGGAAGTTAATGTACAGGCGGTGTGTCCCGCCGGCGCGTCGACCTATAGCCAGACTTATCGCTCCTATGTGTCGCCATATCCGGTCGTAGAAACGAGCGGTAACTGGAAATATTTAAAGCTGGACCCGGACTACCTTGAAGGCGGAATGCGAATTGAGGATTCTTCGGCGGGCGATATCTATCCGCCAATGAACAATGTCCTGATGGGATATGATGAAAATGTGAAAGCGGGTCAACCGTTTTACGTTCGTGACTCAAATCTGGAGTTTCAGCTCAAAATTGTTAAACCGTTCGTCGGCACGGTGAATATTAGTCCTAAGACTATGTTTAATGTTTATGTCATGACCGCCGCAGGCGATCCGCTGACAGATGTCGTGTACAGCATTCTTTATAGTGGAACGGTGACCGTACCGCAAAGCTGTGAAATCAACGCCGGACAAACGATTCTGGTAAATTTCGGCGCATTATACAGCGGCAATTTCAACCATGCAGGCCAAAAGCCGGAGGGGGTACGAGCGAAAAAATTCAGCGTACCGGTAAAGTGCAGCGGTCTGGATTCGCAGGTCAATTTAACAATGCGTCTTATCGCTACGCCGGATAGCCACGTTCCCCAGGCTATCGCTTCGGATAATGCCGATGTCGGCGTAGTGGTCGAAACCGATGAAGGAAACGCGCTTATCCCCAATGATGTACAGAGCGTCGCGCCTTTTATCACCGATAGCGCCGGACGCGCTAACATCACATTGCAGGCCTACCCGGTAAGTACAACAGGCGAAACGCCTGCGGAAGGGGCATTTACCGCACTGGCCAGCCTGCGAGTGGACTTTGACTAA
- the bcfE gene encoding fimbrial subunit (fimbrial subunit (gi|4959515)): MNRSHCALFAMGLMLCPQINASADDLAYNLEFTGTIVAQTCDIDISSLSQSIDLGQFAVGDFPSTGTTTKFKPFNINLKNCSRGITGAKIWFTGEPDPDNPALLAITDTGMGSGNMLASGVGVEILNDDQDTISINNADSVVYPLKAGRNTLSFYIRYKSTRPTVTSGNATAVMYFDMQYE; the protein is encoded by the coding sequence ATGAACAGATCACACTGCGCTCTTTTTGCCATGGGACTGATGCTGTGTCCACAAATCAATGCCAGCGCTGACGACCTCGCTTATAACCTCGAATTTACCGGCACTATTGTGGCGCAAACCTGCGACATAGATATTTCCAGTCTCAGTCAAAGTATTGATTTAGGGCAGTTTGCAGTTGGCGATTTCCCCTCGACGGGAACAACGACAAAATTTAAGCCCTTTAATATCAACCTCAAAAATTGTTCCCGAGGAATTACCGGGGCGAAGATCTGGTTTACCGGCGAACCCGATCCGGACAATCCCGCGCTACTGGCGATAACCGACACCGGGATGGGAAGCGGAAACATGTTAGCAAGCGGGGTTGGGGTGGAAATTCTGAATGATGATCAGGATACCATCAGTATCAATAATGCCGACTCGGTGGTCTATCCGTTGAAAGCCGGACGCAACACGCTGTCTTTTTATATTCGCTATAAATCGACCCGGCCGACGGTCACGTCCGGGAACGCGACGGCGGTCATGTATTTCGATATGCAGTATGAATGA
- the bcfF gene encoding fimbrial subunit (fimbrial subunit (gi|4959516)) has protein sequence MRNDILYGIGMLLAASGVQAHDGRVYVSGTITDNTCSLSPGSENINVAMGAVSQRQFYRAGDGSAWQPFAIDLQNCGSTASGVTVSFSGAADSRNTDLLALTAGESDASGIGIALYDQNKTLIPLGQESDVVTLSPGQASAHLQFYARYLADGGAVTPGDANASATFILAYE, from the coding sequence ATGCGTAACGATATCCTGTACGGCATCGGGATGCTGCTGGCGGCATCCGGCGTCCAGGCGCACGATGGCCGGGTCTATGTTTCCGGAACCATCACGGACAATACGTGTTCGCTCTCTCCTGGCTCGGAAAATATTAACGTGGCGATGGGCGCGGTTTCTCAACGGCAGTTTTATCGCGCAGGCGACGGTTCCGCATGGCAACCTTTTGCTATCGATTTACAAAACTGCGGCAGCACTGCCAGCGGCGTAACGGTCAGTTTTAGCGGTGCGGCGGACAGCCGTAATACGGATTTATTGGCGCTTACCGCAGGGGAAAGCGACGCTTCAGGCATTGGGATTGCGCTTTATGATCAAAATAAAACTTTAATCCCACTGGGGCAAGAGAGTGATGTGGTGACGCTCAGTCCGGGTCAGGCGTCGGCGCATCTGCAATTTTACGCGCGTTATCTTGCCGATGGCGGCGCGGTAACGCCCGGGGACGCCAATGCCTCCGCAACCTTCATTCTTGCCTATGAATAA
- a CDS encoding putative hydroxymethyltransferase codes for MTISIHASAFDVNSWYQKITLTFINESGNAVDMNHAAISFTASGHIDPWGNSGGTLKGNLPLTLNESSYGTLETNNIIINNSDALLLQPGERGTLSFSLAATQVPVKMSAITLTLASSSSEDAESATPSDQETPAIPAADEQPAEPDVPEKDNDLQEHGLTLNVSELNTASWYQRVTFTLTNLYAQAVDLNQLQLNFTASAHPDPYSPFQGTMLGNQAVTLASDGGWPIEKNTITINHDGALILAAGDTAELQCYLAATQTPVAISDLNATLAHDPARQGKVCVHFPAMTQTVALKPVIELLFPAGETRRFVGEWGEVLTIGDLSAGTYRLTVPVLANDEMQIAPVESSFTVTLQSGDAAAQVQVSCLPIVRYASARLMIDAPALGNAKLTVEIADATQADERTVTLIANQPQLITRLLAGHHYTVNLQPAMINNRFISAPIQLTGFIPAAAQIAEVAVAYQQSALDTASFVTVDATILGLPDGVAPQRYLFSSGKYQYSLMLESGSDRQTLALRFAPGLYDVQTDDIFIDSVPWRCEQAGPLRLLQKVNHVALEFLPGVTLQVKGWPDYLAHGGVTVNAPETVSLYRDIPFSALFKYDGFDGGGDPVPAAEVDVNGDGFLDYATLPIHKTVALVRQIEKEAGRSVMPVMVIYTANASGGSALADLQDAQKLRNHFGNFITQCLAAQSYKDETHPVPATFVLNPDFLGALQQGPYGYTVVRQKNSVPVNAQLAAAIQALPAMAGFIAPSLPTFSDDLYGYIQAVNYLVRQFAPDVAFGWQTNVWATGTADWVLRDTADPVAEGQAIAGFIHELGVYSGEYAPDFIAFDKFECDCFSPDALAHYGWNATCWLNYLAMVKQVTKALLTPAMLWQIPGGHMPTVEEGVSKISAAHFASGGTFFMGDARIGSDPDTLSLQLLNTALNSATYGVPTVGDFLRKDKGYDWGQMQALNLPDFNVFSILWGGGSTISITTIHSNGEDGGWLADKMVEYYAAPRYFR; via the coding sequence ATGACCATTTCCATTCACGCCAGCGCATTTGACGTCAACAGCTGGTATCAAAAAATTACCTTAACTTTCATCAATGAGAGCGGTAATGCGGTCGATATGAACCATGCCGCAATATCATTCACGGCTTCCGGGCACATCGATCCATGGGGAAATAGCGGCGGTACGCTCAAAGGGAACCTGCCGCTTACGCTGAATGAGAGTTCGTATGGCACGCTGGAAACTAACAACATCATCATTAATAACAGCGATGCATTACTTCTTCAGCCGGGCGAACGCGGGACGCTCTCTTTCAGCCTCGCGGCGACGCAGGTGCCGGTAAAAATGTCCGCCATCACCTTGACGCTGGCGTCATCGTCATCCGAAGACGCAGAGTCTGCAACCCCATCCGATCAGGAGACGCCAGCGATACCCGCCGCAGACGAACAACCCGCCGAACCCGATGTGCCGGAAAAGGACAATGACCTTCAGGAACACGGCCTTACGCTTAACGTTAGCGAGTTGAATACCGCAAGTTGGTATCAACGCGTCACCTTTACGCTGACCAACCTCTACGCCCAGGCGGTAGATCTCAATCAGCTTCAACTGAATTTTACGGCCAGCGCGCACCCCGATCCCTACAGTCCGTTTCAGGGAACAATGTTGGGGAATCAGGCCGTGACGCTGGCCAGCGATGGGGGATGGCCCATCGAGAAGAATACCATCACCATTAATCATGACGGCGCGCTGATACTGGCGGCGGGGGATACCGCCGAATTACAGTGCTATCTGGCCGCCACGCAGACGCCAGTTGCCATCAGCGATTTGAACGCGACGTTGGCCCATGATCCTGCCCGTCAGGGAAAAGTTTGCGTTCATTTTCCTGCCATGACGCAGACCGTGGCGCTCAAACCGGTGATTGAGCTGCTGTTTCCTGCCGGCGAAACCCGGCGCTTTGTCGGTGAGTGGGGCGAGGTTCTGACAATAGGCGATCTTAGCGCAGGAACGTATCGGCTTACCGTACCGGTACTGGCGAATGATGAGATGCAAATCGCGCCAGTCGAGTCCTCTTTTACCGTTACGCTGCAATCCGGCGATGCCGCCGCGCAGGTCCAGGTATCCTGTCTGCCGATTGTCCGTTATGCCAGCGCGCGTCTGATGATTGACGCCCCTGCGCTTGGTAATGCGAAATTGACCGTTGAGATCGCCGATGCTACGCAAGCGGATGAGCGTACCGTCACGCTGATCGCCAACCAACCGCAGTTAATCACCCGGCTACTGGCGGGGCATCATTATACGGTCAATCTGCAGCCTGCGATGATTAATAACCGCTTTATATCGGCACCCATACAGCTTACGGGGTTTATCCCTGCTGCGGCGCAGATTGCCGAGGTTGCTGTCGCTTACCAACAGTCGGCGCTCGACACGGCGAGTTTCGTGACGGTGGATGCCACTATACTGGGCCTGCCCGATGGCGTCGCGCCGCAGCGTTATCTGTTCAGCAGCGGTAAATATCAGTACTCATTAATGCTGGAGAGCGGCAGCGATCGGCAGACGTTGGCATTACGCTTTGCACCCGGGCTGTATGATGTTCAGACGGACGACATTTTCATCGACAGTGTGCCGTGGCGTTGTGAACAGGCCGGGCCGCTACGGTTGTTGCAAAAGGTCAACCATGTGGCGCTGGAGTTTCTGCCCGGCGTGACGCTACAGGTAAAAGGTTGGCCTGATTACCTTGCTCATGGCGGCGTGACGGTTAACGCGCCAGAGACGGTTTCTCTTTATCGCGATATACCGTTTAGCGCGTTGTTTAAATACGATGGTTTTGACGGCGGCGGCGATCCGGTTCCGGCCGCGGAGGTTGACGTGAACGGGGATGGTTTTCTGGATTACGCGACGTTACCGATCCATAAAACCGTTGCGCTGGTGCGCCAGATAGAAAAAGAAGCCGGGCGTAGCGTCATGCCGGTAATGGTCATTTATACCGCGAATGCCAGCGGCGGTAGCGCGCTGGCGGATTTACAGGATGCGCAAAAGCTACGTAACCATTTTGGTAACTTTATTACCCAGTGTCTGGCGGCGCAGTCATACAAAGATGAGACGCATCCTGTCCCGGCCACCTTTGTGCTTAACCCGGATTTTCTCGGGGCACTACAGCAAGGACCGTATGGCTATACCGTAGTACGGCAAAAAAACAGTGTGCCGGTGAATGCCCAACTGGCGGCGGCGATACAAGCATTACCGGCGATGGCTGGCTTTATCGCGCCTTCGTTGCCGACGTTTAGCGACGATCTCTACGGCTATATTCAGGCGGTGAACTATCTTGTTCGTCAGTTTGCCCCGGATGTGGCTTTTGGCTGGCAGACGAATGTCTGGGCGACAGGAACGGCGGACTGGGTGCTGCGCGATACCGCTGATCCGGTAGCTGAAGGGCAGGCGATCGCCGGATTTATTCATGAACTGGGCGTTTACAGCGGAGAATATGCGCCGGACTTTATTGCGTTTGATAAATTTGAGTGTGACTGTTTCAGTCCTGATGCGCTTGCCCACTATGGCTGGAATGCGACATGCTGGCTTAATTACCTGGCGATGGTCAAACAGGTGACGAAAGCGCTGCTGACGCCCGCCATGCTGTGGCAAATCCCAGGCGGCCATATGCCTACAGTAGAAGAGGGCGTCAGTAAAATCAGCGCTGCGCACTTTGCATCCGGCGGAACCTTTTTTATGGGTGACGCCCGCATTGGCAGCGATCCTGACACGCTCTCTTTGCAGCTACTCAATACGGCCTTAAATAGCGCGACTTACGGCGTCCCGACCGTCGGCGACTTTTTACGTAAAGATAAAGGGTATGACTGGGGCCAAATGCAGGCGCTGAACCTACCGGACTTTAACGTCTTTTCGATCTTATGGGGCGGTGGTTCTACTATCAGTATTACGACAATCCATTCTAACGGTGAAGACGGCGGCTGGCTGGCGGATAAAATGGTAGAGTATTATGCTGCCCCTCGCTATTTCAGATAA